A portion of the Pseudomonadota bacterium genome contains these proteins:
- a CDS encoding LysR family transcriptional regulator, whose product MRFDLVDLRLFVTVVEAGSITEGAERTHLAIAAASTRIRGMEEVLGVALLTRGRQGVRPTPAGRALLQHARIMLQQAERMRGELREYAEGSRGQIHLLSNTNALTEFLPEALSSFLSRHPQVNIDLEERLSDEIVAAVATGTADIGIVAETVDMAGLEVFPFRVDRFVLVVGADHALASARRVAFAHVLDHDFVGLDRMSALQRFLAERADRAGRRLKLRVQLRSFDAVCRLVECNVGIGVVPETTAKRSAKIMALRIVRLTDAWALRKLTICVRRVDELPSHAQDLVRHLAGREMPPPRPSPA is encoded by the coding sequence ATGCGGTTCGATCTGGTCGATCTCCGGCTGTTCGTGACCGTGGTCGAGGCCGGCAGCATCACTGAGGGCGCCGAGCGCACGCATTTGGCCATCGCCGCCGCCAGCACCCGCATCCGCGGCATGGAGGAGGTTCTCGGGGTCGCGCTGCTCACCCGCGGGCGCCAGGGTGTTAGGCCGACTCCCGCCGGCCGCGCCCTCCTGCAGCACGCGCGCATCATGCTGCAGCAAGCCGAGCGCATGCGGGGCGAGCTTAGGGAATATGCCGAGGGCTCGCGCGGACAGATCCACCTGCTCTCCAACACCAACGCGCTGACCGAATTCCTGCCGGAAGCGCTGAGCAGCTTCCTATCCCGGCATCCCCAGGTGAACATCGATCTGGAGGAGCGGCTCAGCGACGAGATCGTCGCCGCGGTCGCGACCGGCACCGCCGATATCGGCATCGTCGCGGAGACCGTCGACATGGCCGGCCTTGAGGTCTTTCCCTTCCGCGTCGACCGCTTCGTTCTGGTGGTGGGCGCCGACCACGCGCTGGCATCGGCGCGCCGGGTCGCCTTCGCCCATGTGCTCGATCACGACTTCGTCGGGCTCGACCGCATGAGCGCGCTGCAGCGCTTCCTTGCCGAGCGCGCCGACCGGGCGGGTCGCCGCCTCAAGCTCCGGGTGCAGCTTCGCAGCTTCGATGCGGTATGCCGGCTGGTGGAATGCAATGTCGGCATCGGCGTCGTGCCGGAGACCACAGCCAAACGCAGCGCCAAGATCATGGCGCTCAGGATCGTGCGCCTCACGGATGCCTGGGCGCTGCGCAAATTGACGATCTGCGTCCGCCGCGTCGATGAGCTGCCGAGCCACGCGCAAGACCTGGTGCGACACCTGGCTGGCAGAGAAATGCCCCCACCCCGACCCTCCCCCGCCTGA
- a CDS encoding Ldh family oxidoreductase: MQLVPADLLHRQITLVLASWGMDQDQVEITAKVMVDTDLRGVDSHGISMVPVYADWLKRGWLTLPAPITVASETPATAVVDAGHGLGHAPSVKAMELAIAKAKALGLAAAVVRNSTHYGAAGYYPRLAAAAGLMGWCVTNGQSKWVMPTFGAEPRFGTNPIAFAAPAKAEPPFVLDMATTTVAVGKIRNAAIERRAIPEGWATDAAGKPTTDGHIAYNGGSATPLGGTPERSSHKGYGLAVMVEILSALLSGGTACPLSPKVAPDGHGLDNGHFMLVVDPKAFRPDGGFPGELDRLMISLRGTRPIDPKQPVLVAGDKEEKSATARAKTGIPVPPGLMAEVKKTCEAAGAKFLLG; the protein is encoded by the coding sequence ATGCAGCTCGTTCCCGCCGATCTTCTGCATCGGCAGATCACCCTCGTGCTCGCCTCCTGGGGCATGGATCAGGACCAGGTCGAGATCACCGCCAAGGTGATGGTCGACACCGATCTCCGCGGCGTCGACAGCCACGGCATCTCCATGGTCCCGGTCTATGCCGATTGGCTGAAGCGCGGCTGGCTGACGCTGCCGGCGCCGATCACGGTGGCGAGCGAGACGCCGGCGACCGCCGTCGTCGATGCCGGCCACGGTCTCGGCCACGCGCCTTCGGTCAAGGCGATGGAGCTCGCCATCGCCAAGGCGAAGGCGCTCGGGCTCGCCGCCGCGGTGGTGCGAAACTCGACCCATTACGGTGCTGCCGGCTACTATCCGCGTCTCGCCGCCGCCGCCGGCCTCATGGGCTGGTGCGTCACCAACGGCCAGAGCAAATGGGTGATGCCGACCTTCGGCGCCGAGCCCCGCTTCGGCACCAATCCCATTGCTTTTGCCGCACCGGCCAAGGCCGAGCCGCCCTTCGTGCTCGACATGGCGACGACCACGGTCGCCGTCGGCAAGATCCGCAACGCCGCGATCGAGCGTCGCGCCATCCCGGAAGGCTGGGCGACCGATGCTGCAGGCAAGCCCACCACCGACGGCCACATCGCCTACAATGGCGGCAGCGCCACGCCTCTGGGCGGCACGCCCGAGCGGAGCTCGCACAAGGGCTACGGGCTCGCGGTCATGGTCGAGATCCTCTCGGCCCTGCTCTCCGGCGGCACCGCCTGCCCCTTGAGCCCGAAGGTGGCGCCGGACGGTCACGGCCTCGACAATGGGCATTTCATGCTGGTGGTGGACCCGAAGGCGTTCCGCCCCGATGGCGGTTTTCCGGGCGAGCTCGACCGGCTCATGATCTCGCTCCGCGGCACGCGTCCGATCGATCCGAAGCAGCCGGTCTTGGTGGCCGGCGACAAAGAGGAAAAGTCGGCCACGGCCCGCGCCAAGACCGGCATCCCGGTCCCGCCCGGCCTCATGGCGGAAGTGAAGAAGACCTGCGAGGCGGCCGGCGCTAAGTTCCTGCTGGGCTAG
- a CDS encoding succinylglutamate desuccinylase/aspartoacylase family protein, whose translation MPRSVAKVSLVSMTPGTSRRLTVFRWGRPGARPKAYLQAAIHANELPGVMAIHHLIPLLDQAAKQRRIKGEIVVVPTANPIGLSQLVGNIHLGRYDFLGRENFNRNYPDLAEAVAERVAKKLGRSARANTAAIRAAALATLAALKPANELGQLRGALMRHSIDADIVLDLHCDQGGVLHLFISGKDWPGARDLAAQLGAAATVYNVPYPETMTFSGANSALWPKLAERFPKAAIPLACLSATVEFRGQHKVTHELGAADARNLFKFLQRRGVIAGSPGPLPRLLAQATPTPGMDVGYAPAHGMLTFRKPAGAKVRAGETVCEVIDPLNPDTRKARVPVKARTSGILFSRRPNGRLVWPGMVLFRIAGAKALPHRKGLSGLDD comes from the coding sequence ATGCCCCGTAGCGTCGCCAAGGTCTCGCTCGTCTCCATGACTCCCGGCACAAGCCGGCGGCTCACGGTCTTCCGTTGGGGCCGGCCCGGCGCCCGCCCCAAGGCCTATCTGCAGGCGGCCATCCATGCCAATGAGCTGCCGGGGGTGATGGCGATCCATCATCTGATCCCGCTCCTGGATCAGGCGGCAAAGCAGCGGCGCATCAAGGGCGAGATCGTGGTGGTGCCGACCGCCAATCCGATCGGGCTCTCCCAGCTCGTCGGCAACATCCATCTCGGCCGCTACGATTTCCTCGGCCGCGAGAACTTCAACCGCAACTACCCCGACCTGGCCGAGGCGGTGGCCGAGCGCGTCGCCAAGAAGCTCGGCCGCAGCGCGCGCGCCAACACCGCCGCGATCCGCGCCGCGGCGCTCGCCACCCTTGCCGCCCTCAAGCCCGCCAACGAGCTGGGCCAGCTCCGGGGCGCCTTAATGCGGCATTCCATCGATGCCGACATCGTGCTCGATCTCCATTGCGATCAAGGAGGCGTGCTGCACCTCTTCATCAGCGGCAAGGATTGGCCGGGTGCGCGCGACCTCGCGGCCCAGCTCGGCGCCGCGGCCACCGTCTACAACGTGCCCTACCCGGAAACCATGACCTTCTCCGGCGCCAATAGCGCGCTCTGGCCGAAGCTGGCCGAGCGCTTCCCCAAGGCCGCCATTCCGCTCGCCTGCCTGTCGGCCACAGTCGAGTTTCGCGGGCAGCACAAGGTGACCCACGAGCTGGGTGCGGCGGACGCCCGCAATCTCTTCAAGTTCCTGCAGCGCCGCGGCGTGATCGCCGGATCCCCCGGCCCCCTGCCGCGGCTGCTGGCCCAGGCCACGCCAACGCCGGGCATGGATGTGGGCTATGCGCCGGCCCATGGCATGCTGACCTTTCGCAAGCCGGCGGGCGCCAAGGTCAGAGCCGGCGAGACCGTCTGCGAGGTGATCGATCCCTTGAACCCGGACACGCGCAAGGCCCGCGTCCCGGTCAAGGCCAGGACGTCGGGGATCCTCTTTTCCCGGCGCCCCAACGGGCGCCTCGTTTGGCCCGGCATGGTGCTCTTCCGCATCGCCGGCGCCAAAGCGCTGCCGCACCGCAAGGGCCTGTCGGGGCTGGACGACTGA
- a CDS encoding HD domain-containing protein, which yields MQTIKATSFRDATAEDWELATRLGRQQMLGDAGRRAIQLLKSQKDADKHGWQVNNYEHTLECATKALRAGESEEYVVAALLHDVGQDLNPYSHDKIAGDVLRHYVSEELHWVVANHQIFQLSFRDHSKFDTKAVEKFRGHPHFQAAMRFCERYDMDCFDGSYDWLPIEAFEPMVYRLFETGVRAFHAKYPYPYAASQAAD from the coding sequence ATGCAGACGATCAAGGCGACCAGCTTTCGCGATGCCACGGCCGAGGATTGGGAGCTCGCCACCAGGCTCGGGCGCCAGCAGATGCTGGGCGATGCCGGCCGCCGCGCGATCCAGCTCCTGAAGAGCCAGAAGGATGCCGACAAGCATGGCTGGCAGGTGAACAACTACGAGCACACGCTGGAATGCGCGACCAAGGCGCTCCGCGCCGGGGAGAGCGAGGAATACGTGGTGGCCGCCCTGCTGCACGACGTCGGCCAGGACCTCAATCCCTACAGCCATGACAAGATCGCCGGCGATGTGCTCCGCCACTACGTCTCCGAGGAGCTGCATTGGGTCGTCGCCAACCACCAGATCTTCCAGCTCTCCTTCCGCGATCACTCGAAATTCGACACCAAGGCGGTGGAGAAGTTCCGCGGCCATCCGCATTTCCAGGCCGCCATGCGCTTCTGCGAGCGCTACGACATGGACTGCTTCGACGGCAGCTATGACTGGCTGCCGATCGAAGCCTTCGAGCCGATGGTCTACCGGTTGTTCGAGACGGGCGTGCGCGCCTTCCACGCGAAATATCCCTACCCCTACGCCGCCTCGCAGGCGGCGGACTGA
- a CDS encoding EVE domain-containing protein: MNGNWIAVASADHVRRGVALGIMQVCHGKAAPLKRLMPGDRVAYYSPRTEMRKGEALRCFTALGVVADGEVHQADMGGGFRPFRRRVRYLEARPAPVETLLALPGFALSGAAWGARLRFGLVGIDEASMDRIAEAMGIKPGDGKSKINRRERREIAESAEVT, from the coding sequence ATGAACGGCAACTGGATCGCCGTCGCCTCGGCCGATCATGTCCGCCGCGGGGTGGCACTCGGCATCATGCAGGTCTGTCACGGCAAGGCCGCGCCCCTGAAGCGCCTGATGCCGGGTGACCGCGTCGCCTATTACTCGCCGAGAACGGAAATGCGTAAGGGCGAAGCACTTCGGTGCTTCACCGCGCTCGGCGTCGTCGCCGATGGCGAAGTCCATCAGGCGGACATGGGTGGCGGCTTCCGGCCGTTCCGTCGCCGGGTGCGCTATCTGGAAGCGCGCCCGGCACCGGTCGAGACGCTGCTGGCGCTGCCGGGCTTTGCGCTTTCCGGCGCCGCCTGGGGCGCGCGCCTTCGCTTCGGCCTTGTTGGCATCGACGAGGCGAGCATGGACCGGATCGCAGAGGCGATGGGCATCAAACCCGGCGATGGCAAGAGCAAGATCAACCGCAGAGAACGCAGAGAAATCGCAGAGAGCGCGGAGGTGACATAG
- a CDS encoding VOC family protein: MPDPNFVILYVDNPPASARFYAEILGKTPLEASPTFARFQLASGVMLGLWSRHTVEPAAAAMSAAGELAFAVDDEESVGAVYADWGKRGLRVAQTPTRMDFGFTFLALDPDGHRLRVFAPAKP, translated from the coding sequence ATGCCGGATCCCAACTTCGTCATCCTCTATGTCGACAATCCGCCCGCGAGCGCCCGCTTCTACGCCGAGATTCTGGGCAAGACCCCGCTCGAAGCCTCTCCGACCTTCGCCCGCTTCCAGCTCGCCTCGGGGGTGATGCTGGGCCTGTGGTCGCGGCATACCGTCGAACCGGCCGCGGCCGCGATGAGTGCTGCCGGCGAGCTTGCCTTCGCCGTCGACGACGAAGAGTCCGTAGGCGCCGTCTATGCCGATTGGGGCAAGCGCGGCCTCCGGGTAGCGCAGACTCCCACGCGCATGGATTTCGGCTTCACCTTCCTCGCCCTCGACCCCGACGGCCACCGGCTTCGGGTATTCGCTCCGGCTAAACCGTGA
- a CDS encoding YafY family transcriptional regulator yields MSRAARLLDLIQALRRRRRPVTAARLAEELGVSERTIYRDVATLIAQGASIEGEAGLGYVLKPGFLLPPLMFGDDEIESLVLGLRWVMEQGDRPLAAAAEDALAKIGSVLPEGIRDKLGDAGLLAGPGEPKAADLVDLSELRRAIRCERKLRIFYADGEGRRTERMIWPIALAFFERVRVVAAWCELRQGFRHFRTDRISAATASALRYPRRRQALMKEWRALQGILSE; encoded by the coding sequence GTGTCCCGCGCCGCGCGCCTTCTCGATCTGATCCAGGCGCTGCGCCGCCGCCGTCGGCCGGTGACGGCGGCGCGGCTGGCCGAGGAGCTCGGCGTCTCCGAGCGCACGATCTACCGCGACGTCGCCACGCTGATTGCCCAGGGAGCCTCGATCGAGGGCGAGGCGGGCTTGGGCTATGTGCTCAAGCCCGGCTTCCTATTGCCACCCTTGATGTTCGGGGATGACGAGATCGAGTCCCTGGTGCTGGGCCTGCGCTGGGTCATGGAGCAGGGCGATCGCCCGCTCGCGGCCGCCGCGGAGGATGCGCTTGCCAAGATCGGCTCGGTGCTGCCGGAGGGAATTCGCGACAAGCTCGGCGATGCGGGTCTGCTGGCCGGGCCGGGCGAGCCGAAAGCAGCCGATCTGGTCGATCTCTCCGAGCTCCGCCGTGCCATCCGCTGCGAGCGCAAGCTTCGCATCTTCTATGCCGACGGCGAAGGCCGCCGGACCGAGAGGATGATTTGGCCGATTGCGCTCGCCTTCTTCGAGCGGGTGCGCGTCGTCGCCGCTTGGTGCGAGCTGAGGCAGGGCTTCCGGCATTTCCGCACCGACCGGATCAGCGCGGCGACCGCCTCCGCGCTCCGCTATCCGCGCCGGCGCCAGGCGCTGATGAAGGAATGGCGGGCGCTGCAGGGGATCCTCTCGGAGTGA
- a CDS encoding long-chain fatty acid--CoA ligase, whose amino-acid sequence MAPHPWEASYPPGRDWHAEIAAFWIDEVIDRSAARWPERTLIDFYDRRFSHRDMLDLSGRAARGLQELGVTSGTHVGLHLANVPHYVALFFGVLKAGGRVVNYSPLYAEREILRQIEDSETDILITLDWQSLYPKVAALAGMSRLKAIVVCSLSDFLAEDAASGFKIPQAEIGASGAGSVQLIRFRDLIANDGAYRRMPRGAPGEEVAVLQYTGGTTGVPKGAMLTHANLSAAIDQSRIWVADVIQPGAERALAVLPFFHVYGLAIIMLRGVWLGFELVLHLRFDVEKVLADIAGKRISLFSGVPTMYTAMVQHPGFRSFDLSSLKLCSSGGAPMPVEILGRFEAATGCILSEGYGLTETAPTGSSTPPTRAKRAGTVGVPMPGTVIEIRDLETGTTALPPDSLGEVSIKGPQVMKGYWKRPEETASVLKDGWFMTGDIGRMSADGTLTLIERKKDMIISGGFNVYPRMIEEAIYEHESVAEVIVIGIPDDYRGQSAKAFVRLKSGTSLGLDELNLFLADKLGRHELPSALEIRQSLPRTAVGKLSRKELVAEESAKRQAMKPVVSS is encoded by the coding sequence ATGGCGCCCCATCCTTGGGAAGCCTCCTATCCCCCGGGCCGCGATTGGCACGCCGAGATCGCCGCATTCTGGATCGACGAGGTCATCGACCGATCGGCCGCGCGCTGGCCAGAGCGCACGCTCATCGATTTCTACGACCGGCGCTTCAGCCATCGCGACATGTTGGACCTCTCAGGCCGGGCGGCGCGGGGGCTGCAGGAGCTGGGTGTCACCTCGGGAACCCATGTCGGCCTGCATCTTGCCAATGTGCCGCATTATGTCGCGCTGTTTTTCGGCGTGCTCAAGGCCGGCGGCCGCGTCGTCAACTACTCGCCGCTCTATGCCGAGCGCGAGATCCTGCGGCAGATCGAGGATTCCGAGACCGATATCCTGATCACGCTTGATTGGCAGTCGCTCTATCCCAAGGTGGCGGCGCTGGCGGGAATGAGCCGGCTGAAGGCGATCGTCGTCTGCTCGCTCTCCGACTTTCTCGCCGAGGACGCGGCTTCCGGCTTCAAGATCCCGCAAGCGGAGATCGGCGCCTCCGGCGCCGGATCGGTCCAGCTCATCCGCTTCCGCGACCTCATCGCCAATGACGGCGCCTATCGGCGGATGCCGCGCGGGGCCCCCGGCGAGGAGGTGGCGGTTCTGCAATACACCGGCGGCACCACTGGCGTGCCCAAGGGCGCCATGCTGACCCATGCCAATCTCAGCGCCGCCATCGACCAGAGCCGCATCTGGGTCGCCGACGTGATCCAGCCCGGAGCCGAACGGGCCTTGGCCGTGCTGCCGTTCTTCCATGTCTATGGTTTGGCGATCATCATGCTGCGCGGCGTGTGGCTGGGCTTCGAGCTGGTGCTGCATCTCCGCTTCGATGTCGAAAAGGTGCTGGCCGACATTGCCGGCAAGCGCATCAGCCTATTCTCCGGCGTGCCCACCATGTACACCGCCATGGTGCAGCATCCGGGCTTCCGATCCTTCGATCTTTCCTCGCTCAAGCTCTGCTCCAGCGGCGGGGCGCCGATGCCGGTCGAGATCCTCGGCCGCTTCGAGGCCGCGACCGGCTGCATCCTCAGCGAAGGCTATGGTCTGACCGAGACCGCACCCACCGGCAGCAGCACGCCGCCGACGCGGGCCAAGCGCGCCGGCACGGTGGGCGTGCCGATGCCGGGCACGGTCATCGAGATCCGCGACCTCGAGACCGGCACCACGGCGCTGCCGCCCGACAGCTTGGGCGAGGTCTCGATCAAAGGCCCGCAGGTGATGAAGGGCTATTGGAAGCGCCCGGAGGAGACCGCGAGCGTGCTCAAGGACGGCTGGTTCATGACCGGCGATATCGGCCGCATGAGCGCCGACGGCACGCTGACCCTCATCGAGCGCAAGAAGGACATGATCATCTCCGGCGGCTTCAACGTCTATCCGCGCATGATCGAGGAAGCGATCTACGAGCACGAATCGGTGGCGGAGGTGATCGTCATCGGCATTCCCGACGACTATCGCGGCCAATCGGCCAAGGCCTTCGTCCGATTGAAGTCCGGGACGTCGCTCGGCTTGGATGAGCTCAACCTCTTCCTCGCCGACAAGCTCGGACGCCACGAGCTTCCGAGCGCGCTCGAGATCCGCCAATCCTTGCCCCGCACCGCCGTCGGCAAGCTCTCGCGCAAGGAGCTGGTCGCCGAGGAATCGGCGAAGCGGCAGGCAATGAAGCCGGTGGTCAGCTCATGA
- a CDS encoding aldo/keto reductase: protein MDYVRLGKTGLKVSRLCLGTMTFGSPSWRNWVMDEAAARPLLKAAVEVGITFFDTADVYSIGESEIVVGNALRDFAKRDQIVLATKVNGAMGEGPNDRGLSRKHILDSIDASLRRLRTDYVDLYQIHRWDKETPIEETLEALNDVVRAGKARYIGASSMYAWQFAKALHTSETQGYARFVSMQNHYNLVYREEEREMIPLCLDEGVGLIPWSPLARGFLAGNRRRQDKGETARAKSDEFAHNLYYKDSDFKVVDKVVEIARGRGVKPIQVALAWILAKPGVTAPIVGVSRQEQLGELVGALQVKLTGEELKALEAPYEPHPVLGHS from the coding sequence ATGGACTATGTGCGTCTCGGCAAGACCGGGCTCAAAGTCTCGCGGCTCTGCCTCGGCACCATGACCTTCGGCTCGCCAAGCTGGCGCAACTGGGTCATGGACGAGGCGGCCGCGCGGCCGCTCCTGAAGGCGGCGGTCGAAGTGGGCATCACCTTCTTCGACACCGCCGACGTCTACTCCATCGGCGAGAGCGAGATCGTGGTCGGCAACGCGCTCCGCGACTTCGCCAAGCGCGACCAGATCGTGCTGGCGACCAAGGTCAACGGCGCCATGGGCGAGGGGCCCAATGACCGCGGGCTCTCGCGCAAGCACATTTTGGACTCGATCGATGCGTCGCTCCGGCGGCTGCGCACCGACTATGTCGACCTCTACCAGATCCATCGCTGGGACAAGGAGACGCCGATCGAGGAGACCTTGGAGGCCCTCAACGACGTGGTGCGCGCGGGCAAGGCCCGCTACATCGGCGCCTCCAGCATGTATGCCTGGCAGTTCGCCAAGGCGCTGCACACCTCCGAAACGCAAGGCTATGCGCGCTTCGTCTCCATGCAGAACCACTACAACCTCGTCTACCGGGAAGAGGAGCGGGAGATGATTCCGCTCTGCCTGGACGAAGGTGTGGGCCTCATTCCCTGGAGCCCGCTCGCCCGCGGCTTCCTCGCCGGCAACCGCCGCCGCCAGGACAAGGGCGAGACCGCGCGCGCTAAATCGGACGAGTTCGCCCACAACCTCTATTACAAAGACAGCGACTTCAAAGTGGTCGACAAGGTGGTCGAGATCGCCCGTGGGCGCGGCGTGAAGCCGATCCAGGTGGCGCTCGCCTGGATCTTGGCAAAGCCCGGTGTCACCGCGCCCATCGTCGGGGTGAGCCGGCAGGAGCAGCTGGGCGAGCTGGTGGGCGCGCTCCAGGTCAAGCTCACGGGCGAGGAGTTGAAGGCGCTGGAGGCACCCTACGAGCCGCATCCCGTGCTGGGCCATAGCTGA
- a CDS encoding aminotransferase class IV, with the protein MTQLANQRIAYFNGKFLPESEVRVSFRDRGFKYGDAVFDMTRSFGHRIFKLKEHMDRFYRSLKYVRIDPGLSPAEMIRLSEETFERNRHLLDKDGDYWLGQRVSRGIADSVAGESSDEGPTVIIECTPLPLKQRAHYYRDGIDVVVPSVRRVGPESLSPRAKTHNYLNMIVGEHEAKAINPDAWAVLLDVNGNLAEGIGSNIFVVREGVVYTPQERYVLPGVSRQTAIDMAKKLKIEVVEKDIDLFDAYVAEEAFITSTSFCICPVRSFNGNRMTNHQMPGPVTKRLIDAYVEFVKFDWYKQYLKHL; encoded by the coding sequence ATGACCCAGCTCGCCAATCAGCGCATCGCCTACTTCAACGGCAAGTTTCTGCCTGAATCGGAAGTGCGCGTGAGCTTCCGCGATCGCGGATTCAAATATGGCGATGCGGTGTTCGACATGACCCGCAGCTTCGGTCATCGCATCTTCAAGCTGAAGGAGCACATGGACCGCTTCTACCGCTCGCTCAAATATGTGCGGATCGATCCCGGCCTGTCGCCGGCCGAAATGATCCGGCTGAGCGAGGAGACGTTCGAGCGCAACCGGCACCTGCTCGACAAGGACGGCGACTATTGGCTGGGCCAGCGGGTCTCGCGCGGCATCGCCGACTCGGTCGCCGGCGAGTCGAGCGACGAGGGCCCGACCGTCATCATCGAATGCACGCCCCTGCCCTTGAAGCAGCGGGCGCATTACTATCGCGACGGCATCGACGTGGTGGTGCCTTCGGTCCGCCGGGTCGGGCCGGAATCATTGAGCCCGCGGGCCAAGACCCACAATTATCTCAACATGATCGTGGGCGAGCACGAAGCGAAGGCGATCAATCCCGACGCCTGGGCGGTGCTGCTCGACGTCAACGGCAATCTGGCCGAGGGCATCGGCTCCAACATCTTCGTCGTGCGCGAGGGCGTGGTCTATACGCCCCAGGAGCGCTATGTGCTCCCCGGCGTCAGCCGCCAGACTGCGATCGATATGGCCAAGAAGCTGAAGATCGAGGTGGTGGAGAAGGACATCGACCTCTTCGATGCCTATGTGGCCGAAGAGGCCTTCATCACCTCCACCAGCTTCTGCATCTGCCCGGTGCGCTCCTTCAACGGCAACCGCATGACCAATCATCAGATGCCCGGACCGGTCACCAAGCGGCTGATCGACGCCTATGTCGAGTTCGTCAAGTTCGACTGGTACAAGCAGTATCTGAAGCATCTCTAG
- a CDS encoding nuclear transport factor 2 family protein — MSTRTSRTTRERVPGEAKEVESVLASNREFYRAFRERDLPAMERLWADNIPVACVHPGWDALTSRNDIIDSWRGILANRQSPRIHCQDEAVLFVGETAMVLCHEIVGDQALVATNVLIKQDTTWRFVHHQATPLAGAMGDEDDEHPTTVH, encoded by the coding sequence TTGTCGACTCGCACCAGCCGCACCACCCGCGAACGCGTCCCCGGCGAAGCGAAGGAAGTCGAGTCCGTGCTCGCGTCCAACCGGGAATTCTACCGCGCCTTCCGCGAGCGCGACCTGCCGGCCATGGAGCGGCTTTGGGCCGACAACATTCCGGTCGCCTGCGTCCATCCCGGCTGGGATGCGCTGACGTCGCGCAACGACATCATCGACAGCTGGCGCGGCATCCTGGCGAACCGCCAGTCGCCGCGCATTCACTGCCAGGACGAGGCCGTGTTGTTCGTGGGCGAAACCGCCATGGTGCTCTGCCACGAGATCGTCGGCGATCAAGCGCTGGTCGCGACCAACGTGCTCATCAAGCAGGACACCACCTGGCGCTTCGTGCACCACCAGGCAACGCCGCTCGCAGGTGCCATGGGCGACGAGGACGATGAGCACCCCACCACGGTGCACTGA
- the ilvE gene encoding branched-chain-amino-acid transaminase, which yields MPTLPKMCLNGEIVDYEDCKIHAFSGAVKYGAGVFEGIRGYWNDQAEELAIFRLPEHLERLRFGMRVMRYDEIFSVEHMADCLMRMVRANKVRGNVHIRMIAYIDSDDELVGCGPVGLVCGAVPRTPSPKLESGAHVAVSSYTRIADNALPPRVKCTANYVNNRAAEMEAKRNGYDGVLILTGSGKLSEGSGACFFMVRDGVLYTPDVASDILESITRATVIELAAKDLGLKVVERTIDRSEIYAASEAFWCGTGYEVMPVVSVDRLALGSGKPGAITRAVQQRYFDVAYARTRDHAEWRTLVSGDRRAAAE from the coding sequence ATGCCGACCCTGCCCAAGATGTGCCTCAATGGCGAGATCGTCGACTATGAGGACTGCAAGATTCACGCCTTCTCCGGCGCGGTCAAGTACGGCGCCGGCGTCTTCGAGGGCATCCGCGGCTATTGGAACGACCAGGCGGAGGAGCTCGCCATCTTTCGCCTGCCCGAGCATCTGGAACGGCTGCGCTTCGGCATGCGGGTCATGCGCTACGACGAGATCTTCTCGGTCGAGCACATGGCCGACTGCCTCATGCGCATGGTCCGCGCCAACAAGGTCCGCGGTAATGTGCACATCCGGATGATCGCCTATATCGATAGCGACGACGAGCTCGTCGGCTGCGGCCCGGTCGGGCTCGTCTGCGGCGCGGTGCCGCGCACGCCCTCACCCAAGCTGGAAAGCGGCGCGCACGTCGCCGTCTCCTCCTATACGCGCATCGCCGACAACGCCCTGCCGCCCCGGGTCAAGTGCACGGCGAACTACGTCAACAACCGCGCGGCCGAGATGGAGGCCAAGCGCAACGGCTATGACGGCGTGCTCATCCTGACCGGCAGCGGCAAGCTGTCGGAGGGTTCCGGAGCCTGCTTCTTCATGGTGCGCGACGGCGTGCTCTACACCCCGGATGTGGCCAGCGACATCCTCGAAAGCATCACTCGCGCCACCGTGATCGAGCTCGCGGCCAAGGATCTCGGCCTCAAGGTGGTGGAGCGCACCATCGATCGCAGCGAGATCTATGCCGCCAGCGAGGCCTTCTGGTGCGGCACCGGCTACGAGGTGATGCCGGTCGTCTCGGTCGATCGGCTGGCGCTCGGATCGGGCAAGCCCGGAGCGATCACCCGTGCGGTGCAGCAGCGCTATTTCGACGTCGCCTATGCTCGAACCCGGGACCACGCGGAGTGGCGGACCCTCGTCTCCGGCGACCGCCGCGCCGCCGCCGAATAG